In the genome of Trachemys scripta elegans isolate TJP31775 unplaced genomic scaffold, CAS_Tse_1.0 scaffold_37, whole genome shotgun sequence, one region contains:
- the LOC117870574 gene encoding E3 ubiquitin-protein ligase TRIM39-like, with translation MAAVHPGKALEDDLACPICLDSFQDPILLNCGHNFCQACITRVWDGLEENFSCPKCGKRFQERHLHPNPLLGKVVERARQLGWGAEGSMCQKHKERLILFCKEDQALICVVCDRSKEHRAHRVVPVEEAAQEYKGQFQRHLQILKNESTSQEAFTVSEGRRLETLLAHTKAEKQRVVSTFQHLYRRLQEKERLLLKGLGNVAQGVKQLRQENISQLHQRATLLHGLVAELEGKCRLPDAELLKDAESTLNKYKKMTLPELASAPMAELEESLRHHSRKRRALQDEMWESQ, from the exons ATGGCCGCTGTTCACCCCGGGAAAGCTCTGGAAGATGACCTGGCCTGTCCCATCTGCTTGGATTCCTTCCAAGACCCCATactcttgaactgtgggcacaaTTTCTGCCAGGCCTGCATCACCCGGGTCTGGGACGGACTGGAAGAAAACTTTTCCTGTCCCAAGTGTGGGAAGAGATTCCAGGAGAGGCAtttgcacccaaaccccctgctggggaaggtggtggagagagccaggcagctggggtggggggcagagggcagcATGTGCCAGAAGCACAAGGAGAGGCTCATTCTGTTCTGCaaggaggatcaggccctgatcTGCGTGGTGTGTGACAGATCCAAGGAGCACCGAGCTCACAGGGTGGTTCCCGTCGAGGAGGCTGCCCAGGAGTACAAG ggccaatttcaAAGGCACCTGCAGATTCTGAAAAATGAGAGCACCAGCCAGGAGGCCTTCACCGTCAGCGAAGGGAGGAGGCTGGAGACGCTGCTG GCTCACACCAAGGCCGAGAAGCAGCGAGTGGTGTCCACCTTCCAGCATCTGTATAGGCGGCTGCAGGAAAAGGAGCGCCTCCTGCTGAAGGGGCTGGGTAACGTGGCCCAGGGTGTGAAGCAGCTGCGGCAGGAGAACATCAGCCAGCTCCACCAGAGGGCGACTCTGCTGCATGGACTGGTAGCCGAGCTAGAGGGGAAGTGCCGGCTGCCGGATGCTGAGCTCCTCAAG GACGCCGAAAGCACCTTGAACAA GTATAAAAAGATGACGCTGCCCGAATTGGCGTCTGCGCCCATGGCTGAACTCGAGGAGAGCCTCAGGCATCACTCCCGCAAGAGGAGAGCTCTCCAGGATGAGATGTGGGAGAGTCAGG